The following are encoded in a window of Carya illinoinensis cultivar Pawnee chromosome 15, C.illinoinensisPawnee_v1, whole genome shotgun sequence genomic DNA:
- the LOC122297638 gene encoding uncharacterized protein LOC122297638 isoform X1, translating to MELQSVCRGLPTPKLGFSTYRLLSHQSVSANQGGLRDGKVPVRITSKSHLMLGLKRVFKKSSVLGSERRVIVCATKYNPDEKLQFSGRENSDSGLAASGINGAEPFRGKSGSISFYGLTHQSVEEGKLQSAPFNEEKSSFLWALAPVALISSLILPQFFFSEAIEYFLGDVLFVELVTSLLFEVLFYIGISIFLLVTDRVQRPYLQFSPKRWGLITGLRGYLTSAFFTMGIKVIAPILAVAVNWPIIGLPSLIAVVPFLFGCLVQLAFEKFVDMSGSSCWPLVPIIFEVYRLYQLTKAAHFIEKLLLTLKGRPSSPELLERSGALFSMISTFQVLGIVCLWSLLTFLLRLFPSRPVAEKY from the exons ATGGAACTGCAATCAGTTTGTCGTGGGCTTCCCACCCCGAAGTTGGGGTTTTCCACATACCGATTGCTTTCTCATCAATCT GTTTCAGCAAATCAAGGTGGATTGAGGGATGGAAAGGTTCCAGTTCGTATTACGTCGAAAT CACATTTGATGCTTGGTTTGAAGAGGGTGTTTAAGAAATCTTCGGTGCTGGGCTCAGAAAGAAGAGTTATTGTATGTGCTACAAAATATAACCCAGACGAGAAGTTGCAATTTTCGGGCAGGGAAAATTCTGATTCTGGCCTTGCTGCCAGTGGAATTAATGGGGCGGAGCCTTTTCGGGGTAAATCGGGTTCGATTTCATTTTATGGGTTGACTCACCAGTCTGTAGAGGAAGGCAAATTGCAGTCCGCCCCTTTTAACGAGGAGAAGAGCTCGTTTCTTTGGGCGTTAGCCCCCGTCGCATTGATTTCGTCATTGATTCTTCCGCAGTTCTTCTTTTCTGAGGCAATTGAGTATTTCCTGGGGGACGTGCTGTTCGTAG AACTTGTGACTTCTTTATTATTCGAGGTCCTGTTTTACATTGGTATTTCAATATTTCTGCTTGTAACTGACCGTGTTCAAAGGCCATATTTGCAATTTAGTCCAAAGAGGTGGGGTCTCATCACAGGTCTTAGAGGATACTTAACAAGTGCTTTCTTCACAATGGGCATCAAGGTCATTGCCCCTATCTTAGCTGTCGCTGTCAACTGGCCGATAATTGGCCTGCCAAGCCTGATTGCAGTGGTTCCTTTTCTATTCGGCTGTCTAGTACAACTTGCATTTGAGAAGTTTGTGGATATGAGTGGATCATCTTGTTGGCCTTTGGTTCCTATAATTTTTGAG GTCTATAGACTCTATCAGTTGACAAAAGCTGCTCATTTCATTGAAAAGTTGCTGCTCACATTGAAGGGGCGTCCCTCTTCGCCAGAATTGCTAGAAAGGAGTGGTGCCCTGTTTTCCATGATATCGACTTTCCAAGTTCTCGGCATTGTCTGCCTCTGGTCCTTGCTGACATTTCTTTTAAGGCTTTTTCCTTCTAGACCTGTAGCAGAGAAGTACTAA
- the LOC122297638 gene encoding uncharacterized protein LOC122297638 isoform X2, producing the protein MERFQFVLRRNAVLNGPLPFLSKLVKLFSSRVPAHLMLGLKRVFKKSSVLGSERRVIVCATKYNPDEKLQFSGRENSDSGLAASGINGAEPFRGKSGSISFYGLTHQSVEEGKLQSAPFNEEKSSFLWALAPVALISSLILPQFFFSEAIEYFLGDVLFVELVTSLLFEVLFYIGISIFLLVTDRVQRPYLQFSPKRWGLITGLRGYLTSAFFTMGIKVIAPILAVAVNWPIIGLPSLIAVVPFLFGCLVQLAFEKFVDMSGSSCWPLVPIIFEVYRLYQLTKAAHFIEKLLLTLKGRPSSPELLERSGALFSMISTFQVLGIVCLWSLLTFLLRLFPSRPVAEKY; encoded by the exons ATGGAAAGGTTCCAGTTCGTATTACGTCGAAAT GCTGTGCTGAATGGACCTCTGCCGTTTTTGTCCAAACTTGTAAAACTCTTTTCTTCCCGTGTCCCAGCACATTTGATGCTTGGTTTGAAGAGGGTGTTTAAGAAATCTTCGGTGCTGGGCTCAGAAAGAAGAGTTATTGTATGTGCTACAAAATATAACCCAGACGAGAAGTTGCAATTTTCGGGCAGGGAAAATTCTGATTCTGGCCTTGCTGCCAGTGGAATTAATGGGGCGGAGCCTTTTCGGGGTAAATCGGGTTCGATTTCATTTTATGGGTTGACTCACCAGTCTGTAGAGGAAGGCAAATTGCAGTCCGCCCCTTTTAACGAGGAGAAGAGCTCGTTTCTTTGGGCGTTAGCCCCCGTCGCATTGATTTCGTCATTGATTCTTCCGCAGTTCTTCTTTTCTGAGGCAATTGAGTATTTCCTGGGGGACGTGCTGTTCGTAG AACTTGTGACTTCTTTATTATTCGAGGTCCTGTTTTACATTGGTATTTCAATATTTCTGCTTGTAACTGACCGTGTTCAAAGGCCATATTTGCAATTTAGTCCAAAGAGGTGGGGTCTCATCACAGGTCTTAGAGGATACTTAACAAGTGCTTTCTTCACAATGGGCATCAAGGTCATTGCCCCTATCTTAGCTGTCGCTGTCAACTGGCCGATAATTGGCCTGCCAAGCCTGATTGCAGTGGTTCCTTTTCTATTCGGCTGTCTAGTACAACTTGCATTTGAGAAGTTTGTGGATATGAGTGGATCATCTTGTTGGCCTTTGGTTCCTATAATTTTTGAG GTCTATAGACTCTATCAGTTGACAAAAGCTGCTCATTTCATTGAAAAGTTGCTGCTCACATTGAAGGGGCGTCCCTCTTCGCCAGAATTGCTAGAAAGGAGTGGTGCCCTGTTTTCCATGATATCGACTTTCCAAGTTCTCGGCATTGTCTGCCTCTGGTCCTTGCTGACATTTCTTTTAAGGCTTTTTCCTTCTAGACCTGTAGCAGAGAAGTACTAA